The following proteins are encoded in a genomic region of Solea senegalensis isolate Sse05_10M linkage group LG5, IFAPA_SoseM_1, whole genome shotgun sequence:
- the LOC122769443 gene encoding LOW QUALITY PROTEIN: kallikrein-2-like (The sequence of the model RefSeq protein was modified relative to this genomic sequence to represent the inferred CDS: inserted 2 bases in 1 codon), whose translation MEQIQLGLKCVCSHFSVFPLCLLLISGAASGAIEKRFVGSKSCKTDRQYHVQIDXLLNTRWVITASHCGERTVTLTIGVNNNISRLKKFWSLIKGSSKKLTQTIKLEQQFTYKDEEGRKHDIMLIKLNEDVSAKLPVISLPPSECSKPEEGQQVEVGGWGAKTADVMQSKKPKSLKCGKTDLAACGEADKPDDKYFSDPDTIMCAFKAGVEACSGDGGTAVEYNNVLHGIVVSDPVDKCANPIVIANVCHYRKWIDETIRANS comes from the exons ATGGAGCAGATACA GCTtggtttgaaatgtgtgtgcagtcatttctcagtgtttccgctctgtctcctcctcataTCAGGCGCTGCGTCAGGAGCCATCGAGAAGAGGTTCGTGGGGAGCAAATCCTGTAAGACCGACAGGCAATACCACGTCCAGATAGA TCTGCTCAACACCCGTTGGGTCATCACTGCCTCCCACTGTGGAGAACG GACTGTGACTCTGACAATTGGTGTAAACAACAATATATCACGTCTAAAGAAATTCTGGTCTCTAATTAAGGGATCGTCCAAAAAACTGACGCAGACTATTAAGCTAGAGCAACAGTTTACTTACAAAGACGAGGAGGGTCGCAAACATGACATCATGCTCATCAAACTGAACGAAGATGTGTCTGCGAAGCTTCCCGTCATCAGTCTTCCTCCCTCTGAATGTTCCAAACCAGAGGAAGGTCAGCAGGTTGAGGTTGGAGGCTGGGGAGCCAAGACAGCGGACGTCATGC AGTCAAAGAAGCCCAAGAGTTTAAAGTGTGGCAAAACGGATCTTGCTGCGTGTGGTGAGGCCGACAAACCTGATGACAAGTATTTCAGTGACCCTGACACCATCATGTGTGCCTTTAAGGCAGGCGTGGAGGCCTGCTCT GGCGATGGAGGCACAGCTGTGGAGTACAACAATGTCTTACACGGGATCGTCGTGAGCGACCCTGTCGATAAGTGTGCAAACCCCATTGTAATCGCCAACGTCTGTCACTACAGGAAGTGGATTGACGAGACCATACGTGCAAACTCATGA